A single genomic interval of Nostoc commune NIES-4072 harbors:
- a CDS encoding ATP-dependent Clp protease proteolytic subunit, giving the protein MPIGVPKVPYRMPGGQYTDWISIYDRLYRERIIFLGRDIDDEIANQIIAVMLYLDSDDPGKDIYLYINSPGGMVTSGMAIFDTMQHIKSDVVTICVGLAASMGSFLLAAGTKGKRLALPHSRIMIHQPSGGTRGQATDIEIEAREILRIRHQLNGIYADKTGQTIEKIEKDMDRDFFMSAEEAKQYGLIDRVIEERTSVITGE; this is encoded by the coding sequence ATGCCTATAGGCGTTCCTAAAGTTCCTTACCGGATGCCCGGAGGACAATATACAGATTGGATTAGCATCTACGATCGCCTTTACCGGGAACGGATTATATTCTTGGGGCGAGATATTGATGATGAAATTGCCAATCAGATTATTGCTGTAATGCTGTATCTGGACTCCGATGATCCAGGTAAAGATATTTATTTATACATCAATTCCCCAGGTGGGATGGTTACATCTGGCATGGCTATTTTTGACACCATGCAACATATCAAATCAGATGTAGTGACTATTTGTGTAGGTTTAGCGGCTTCAATGGGGTCTTTCCTGCTAGCGGCTGGCACCAAGGGCAAACGCCTAGCATTGCCTCACTCACGGATTATGATTCACCAACCTTCAGGTGGTACCCGTGGACAAGCAACCGATATCGAAATTGAAGCTAGAGAGATTCTACGGATTCGTCACCAGCTCAATGGCATTTATGCCGATAAAACCGGTCAGACCATAGAAAAGATTGAAAAAGATATGGATCGTGACTTTTTCATGTCTGCCGAAGAAGCAAAACAATACGGTTTAATTGACCGTGTGATTGAAGAACGAACCTCGGTAATAACAGGGGAGTAG